The following coding sequences lie in one Panicum virgatum strain AP13 chromosome 6N, P.virgatum_v5, whole genome shotgun sequence genomic window:
- the LOC120679442 gene encoding uncharacterized protein LOC120679442 isoform X5 — MSAMAPQYQAVTLIASPSYPNAIAWSSDNLVAVASGHIVTILNPAALDGPRGLVGLCRSDPFPIGVVNREDLFEPCLVPTCLARDAQPCARSISWSPQGFAPNSGCLLAVCTVDGHVKLYRSPIWEICDEWVQVADISQLLFSYYKTINFGEDNGSHLTSLKNTNTEETEVLGSTCELQDTLSRRDPGQRKRKPPRVDDYIYDGNKDDLDASNDADFSLKSCSKPKKKSSKKTAKHGHEPVSVNGQGSTGNSKATLSSNGGNKSPLITAKQYACRDARLSSLVVSWSPLVSSSDKISSLLRHWCILAVGSKSGNVSFWKLYKPEYYTIDAGVVNSDPMLIGVLQAHKSWVSAITWEVSSEGSSKSSLLLATGSSDGSVKIWLANIEGLNRCTNAEEVPFALVAKVATDLSAPVSAISLAVPAGSQYEVKLAIGRVYGSLETWIWNTCSCKIENTNACHAHDQVVTGLSWGMDGYCLYSCSQDDSARCWICNGNHLEEIPVHTNFPESKESTDLSEVSNQCFGLTLAPGGQMIAVVRGLDLNVLDQMYQARTQKAVVEFIWIGGQFVGIPLDRSIDVCNPQSTILSSSNFLWWGSNILWSLKKYENVEKGLALWDVVAALQGFQKYAPTFLETLMDMWISALFSAWS, encoded by the exons ATGAGTGCCATGGCTCCGCAGTACCAAGCCGTGACACTCATTGCTTCTCCGTCTTACCCAAATGCCattgcttggtcaagtgacaATTTGGTGGCTGTCGCATCTGGTCACATTGTCACTATTCTG AACCCAGCTGCGCTTGACGGGCCTCGTGGACTGGTTGGACTTTGCCGCAGTGATCCTTTTCCTATAGGAGTGGTTAACAGAGAAG ATCTCTTTGAGCCATGTTTAGTGCCCACTTGCTTAGCTCGTGACGCCCAACCATGTGCCAGGTCAATTTCATGGTCTCCGCAAGGATTTGCACCTAATTCTGG ATGTTTGCTCGCTGTTTGCACTGTGGATGGTCATGTGAAGCTTTACCGGTCACCGATTTGGGAAATTTGTGATGAATGGGTTCAG GTTGCAGATATATCACAATTGCTGTTTAGCTACTATAAAACTATAAACTTTGGAGAGGATAATGGTTCTCATTTGACTTCTCTG AAGAATACAAATACCGAAGAGACAGAGGTTTTAGGTTCTACATGTGAATTGCAAGATACTCTTTCTCGCAGGGATCCTGGacagagaaaaagaaaaccacCAAG AGTTGACGATTATATTTATGATGGCAACAAAGATGATTTAGATGCTTCAAATGATGCAGACTTCTCATTGAAATCATGCTCTAAGCCAAAGAAGAAGTCTTCGAAAAAG ACTGCAAAACATGGACATGAGCCTGTTTCTGTAAATGGACAAGGCAGCACAGGAAATTCCAAAGCAACATTGTCCTCCAATGGAGGAAACAAATCTCCTCTTATCACGGCAAAGCAGTATGCTTGCCGTGATGCACGTTTGTCTTCCCTCGTTGTTTCATGGTCTCCACTTGTGTCATCAAGTGATAAAATTTCTAGTTTATTGAGGCATTGGTGCATTCTTGCTGTGGGCTCCAAGTCTGGAAATGTGTCTTTTTGGAAACTATATAAGCCAGAATACTACACCATAGATGCTGGCGTGGTTAACAGTGATCCGATGCTCATTGGGGTTTTGCAAGCTCATAAATCTTGGGTCAGTGCCATAACCTGGGAAGTTTCCTCTGAAGGCTCTTCAAAATCCTCGCTGCTTTTAGCAACTGGAAGCTCAGACGGAAG TGTGAAGATATGGTTGGCGAATATTGAAGGTTTAAATAGATGTACAAATGCAGAAGAAGttccttttgcattagttgctaAG GTCGCTACTGATTTGTCAGCTCCAGTATCAGCAATTTCATTAGCTGTACCTGCCGGGTCTCAGTACGAGGTTAAGTTGGCAATTGGACGAGTATATGGGTCACTGGAAACATGGATATGGAATACATGTAGCTGCAAAATTGAGAATACCAATGCATGCCATGCACATGATCAAGTG gtgacaggTTTATCATGGGGTATGGATGGCTATTGTTTATACAGCTGCAGTCAG gATGATTCTGCACGCTGCTGGATCTGTAACGGAAACCACCTTGAAGAAATTCCCGTGCATACAAATTTTCCAGAGTCAAAAGAATCAACAgat CTATCAGAAGTCTCTAATCAATGCTTTGGTCTTACACTAGCACCTGGAGGACAAATGATTGCTGTG GTCCGTGGTTTGGATCTGAACGTCTTAGACCAGATGTATCAAGCCAG gacacaAAAGGCGGTGGTTGAGTTCATTTGGATTGGTGGTCAATTTGTTGGTATTCCACTAGACAGGAGCATTGATGTTTGCAATCCACAGTCTACCATCTTATCCTCGAGTAACTTTTTGTGGTGGGGATCTAACATTTTGTGGTCGTTGAAGAAatatgaaaatgttgaaaaggGGCTTGCCTTATGGGATGTTGTAGCTGCGCTGCAAGGGTTCCAGAAATATGCACCCACCTTTCTGGAGACTTTGATGGATATGTGGATCTC